One stretch of Streptomyces sp. A2-16 DNA includes these proteins:
- a CDS encoding helicase-related protein, producing MDLVPALEEPLEQPLKAVLGPATAKVMAEHLGLHSVGDLLHHYPRRYEERGQLTHLADLPMDEHVTVVAQVADARLHTFASAKAPRGKGQRLEVTITDGSGRLQLVFFGNGVHKPHKELLPGTRALFAGKVSLFNRRLQLAHPAYELLRGADDEAVETVESWAGALIPIYPATAKLESWKIGKAIQTVLPSAQEAIDPLPPSLREGRGLVTLPEALLKIHRPHTKADIADAHARLKWDEAFVLQVALARRRHADAQLPAVPRRPAPDGLLSAFDDRLPFTLTDGQQKVSKEIFDDLATDHPMHRLLQGEVGSGKAQPLDSLVLTPAGFRRMGDMRVGDEIVVPDGEIALIDGVFPQGERDVWRLVLSDGSSVECDDEHLWIVGTRCGWHRGQAPEVMTTREIRLDTFKANGSSKWYLPAATPVDLGDDCGLPLDPYLFGVLLGVGSFRHNLRLSTVDAEIREAVETAVAPECRLVPVGGSRCDYTIQPTRRAGGVRNPVIQAVRDLKLWGVTSHGKFVPDEFKNTSIKNRLAVLQGLMDTDGTVDEAGLSISFCSASLRLAEDVAWLVRSLGGRARVLPKRAAFNVSVSLPDGYAPFRLRRKAERVGPRPKYNTFRRGIRAVEYVGREPVQCISVAHPSRAYITDNFTVTHNTMVALRAMLAVVDAGGQAAMLAPTEVLAQQHHRSIVEMMGELAEGGMLGGSEHGTKVVLLTGSMGTAARRQAMLDLVTGEAGIVIGTHALIEDKVQFHDLGLVVVDEQHRFGVEQRDALRGKGKQPPHLLVMTATPIPRTVAMTVFGDLETSVLDQLPAGRSPIASHVVPAADKPHFLTRAWERVREEVENGHQAYVVCPRIGDEQDDPKKTGKSAQDEAEKRPPLAVLDVADQLVKGPLRGLEVEVLHGRMHPDDKDAVMRRFAAGETHVLVATTVIEVGVNVPNATAMVIMDADRFGVSQLHQLRGRVGRGSAAGLCLLVSEMPEASPARQRLNAVASTLDGFELSRIDLEQRREGDVLGQAQSGARTSLRVLAVIEDEEIIAEARQEATAVVEADPELKALPGLRTALDALVDEEREQYLEKG from the coding sequence ATGGATCTCGTGCCCGCACTGGAAGAACCACTGGAACAGCCGCTCAAGGCAGTGCTCGGCCCCGCCACCGCGAAGGTGATGGCCGAGCATCTCGGCCTGCACTCCGTCGGCGACCTCCTGCACCATTACCCGCGCAGATACGAGGAGCGGGGCCAGCTGACCCACCTCGCCGACCTGCCGATGGACGAACACGTCACCGTGGTCGCCCAGGTCGCCGACGCCCGGCTGCACACCTTCGCCTCCGCCAAGGCACCGCGCGGCAAGGGGCAGCGGCTGGAGGTCACGATCACGGACGGCAGCGGCCGCCTCCAACTGGTCTTCTTCGGCAACGGCGTCCACAAACCCCACAAGGAACTCCTGCCGGGCACCCGCGCGCTCTTCGCCGGCAAGGTCTCCCTGTTCAACCGCCGCCTCCAACTGGCGCATCCGGCCTACGAGTTGCTGCGCGGCGCCGACGACGAGGCAGTGGAGACGGTGGAGTCCTGGGCGGGCGCCCTGATCCCCATCTACCCCGCCACCGCCAAACTGGAGTCCTGGAAGATCGGCAAGGCGATCCAGACGGTCCTGCCGAGCGCGCAGGAGGCGATCGACCCCCTCCCGCCGTCCCTGCGCGAGGGCCGCGGCCTGGTCACCCTCCCCGAGGCACTCCTCAAGATCCACCGCCCGCACACCAAGGCCGACATCGCCGACGCCCACGCCCGCCTCAAGTGGGACGAGGCCTTCGTCCTCCAGGTTGCCCTCGCCCGCCGCCGCCACGCGGACGCCCAACTCCCGGCGGTCCCGCGCAGACCCGCTCCCGACGGCCTGCTCTCGGCCTTCGACGACCGCCTCCCCTTCACCCTCACGGACGGCCAGCAGAAGGTCTCCAAGGAGATCTTCGACGACCTTGCGACGGACCATCCGATGCACCGGCTGCTGCAGGGCGAGGTGGGCTCGGGCAAGGCCCAGCCTCTGGACTCGCTCGTCCTCACGCCTGCCGGTTTCCGCCGAATGGGGGACATGAGGGTGGGTGACGAGATCGTCGTGCCTGACGGGGAGATCGCGCTGATCGACGGTGTCTTCCCACAAGGCGAGCGCGATGTCTGGCGGCTGGTCCTTTCGGACGGCAGCTCCGTCGAGTGCGACGACGAGCATCTGTGGATTGTCGGCACGAGGTGCGGGTGGCACCGCGGCCAGGCCCCCGAGGTCATGACGACTCGCGAGATTCGGCTGGACACCTTCAAGGCCAACGGATCGTCGAAGTGGTACCTCCCAGCCGCCACCCCCGTCGATCTCGGGGACGACTGCGGGCTGCCTCTCGATCCGTACCTGTTCGGCGTGCTTCTGGGAGTCGGTTCCTTCCGGCACAACCTGCGTCTGTCCACGGTCGATGCCGAGATCCGCGAGGCTGTCGAGACCGCCGTGGCACCGGAATGCAGGCTGGTTCCGGTGGGCGGTTCCCGGTGCGACTACACGATCCAGCCGACTCGCCGCGCGGGTGGCGTGCGCAATCCGGTGATCCAGGCCGTTCGGGACCTGAAGCTCTGGGGCGTGACGTCGCACGGCAAGTTCGTTCCCGACGAGTTCAAGAACACATCGATCAAAAACCGTCTCGCCGTGTTGCAAGGGCTGATGGACACGGACGGCACTGTCGACGAGGCGGGCCTCAGCATCTCGTTCTGCTCCGCTTCGCTGAGGCTCGCGGAAGACGTTGCGTGGCTCGTCCGTTCACTGGGCGGAAGGGCGCGAGTCCTGCCGAAGCGGGCGGCGTTCAACGTCTCCGTCTCTCTGCCCGACGGGTACGCCCCGTTCAGGCTGAGGCGCAAGGCCGAACGAGTAGGTCCCCGCCCGAAATACAACACGTTCCGGCGGGGGATTCGGGCGGTCGAGTACGTGGGACGCGAGCCTGTCCAGTGCATCAGCGTCGCGCACCCCAGCCGCGCCTACATCACCGACAACTTCACGGTGACCCACAACACCATGGTGGCCCTGCGCGCCATGCTCGCCGTGGTCGACGCCGGCGGGCAGGCCGCCATGCTGGCCCCCACCGAGGTGCTGGCCCAGCAGCACCACCGGTCGATCGTCGAGATGATGGGCGAGCTGGCCGAGGGCGGCATGCTGGGCGGATCCGAGCACGGCACCAAGGTCGTGCTGCTCACCGGTTCGATGGGGACGGCCGCGCGCCGACAGGCGATGCTGGATCTGGTCACCGGTGAGGCCGGCATCGTGATCGGCACGCACGCGCTGATCGAGGACAAGGTGCAGTTCCACGACCTGGGCCTGGTCGTGGTCGACGAACAGCACCGGTTCGGCGTCGAGCAGCGGGACGCCCTGCGCGGCAAGGGAAAGCAGCCGCCCCACCTCCTCGTCATGACGGCCACCCCCATCCCGCGCACCGTCGCCATGACGGTCTTCGGCGACCTGGAGACCTCTGTCCTCGACCAGCTCCCGGCCGGCCGCTCCCCGATCGCCAGCCATGTGGTGCCCGCAGCGGACAAGCCCCACTTCCTCACCCGGGCCTGGGAACGCGTCCGCGAGGAGGTGGAGAACGGCCACCAGGCGTACGTCGTCTGCCCCCGGATCGGCGACGAGCAGGACGATCCGAAGAAGACCGGGAAGTCGGCGCAGGACGAGGCCGAGAAGCGTCCGCCGCTGGCCGTCCTGGACGTGGCGGACCAGCTGGTGAAAGGCCCGCTGCGGGGCCTGGAGGTCGAGGTCCTGCACGGCCGCATGCACCCCGACGACAAGGACGCGGTCATGCGCCGCTTCGCCGCAGGCGAGACCCACGTCCTGGTGGCCACCACGGTCATCGAGGTCGGCGTCAACGTCCCGAACGCCACGGCGATGGTCATCATGGACGCCGACCGCTTCGGCGTCTCCCAGCTGCACCAGCTGCGCGGCCGGGTGGGCCGCGGCTCGGCGGCGGGCCTGTGCCTCCTGGTCTCGGAGATGCCCGAGGCGAGCCCGGCCCGCCAGCGCCTGAACGCGGTCGCCTCGACCCTGGACGGCTTCGAACTCTCCCGCATCGACCTGGAACAGCGCCGCGAGGGCGATGTCCTGGGCCAGGCCCAGTCCGGCGCCCGCACCAGTCTCAGAGTCCTCGCGGTCATCGAGGACGAGGAGATCATCGCGGAGGCCAGGCAGGAGGCGACAGCGGTGGTCGAGGCCGATCCCGAGCTCAAGGCACTTCCCGGCCTGCGCACGGCCCTGGACGCGCTGGTGGACGAGGAGAGGGAGCAGTACCTCGAAAAGGGCTGA
- the rsmD gene encoding 16S rRNA (guanine(966)-N(2))-methyltransferase RsmD has product MTRVIAGRAGGRRLAVPPGNGTRPTSDRAREGLFSTWQSLLGGPLAGERVLDLYAGSGAVGLEALSRGAGHALLVEADARAARTIRENIKSLGLPGAELRTGKAEQIIQAPAPSEPYDLVFLDPPYRVTDHDLREILLTLRTEHWLAPEALVTVERSTRGGEFAWPPGFAAVKARRYGEGTFWYGRAAMGDNASTCEDAR; this is encoded by the coding sequence ATGACGCGCGTGATCGCGGGCAGGGCCGGCGGACGCCGCCTGGCCGTCCCGCCGGGAAACGGAACCCGTCCCACCTCCGACCGCGCCCGCGAAGGTCTCTTCTCCACCTGGCAGTCCCTGCTCGGCGGCCCACTGGCAGGCGAACGGGTGCTGGACCTCTACGCCGGATCAGGAGCGGTCGGCCTCGAAGCCCTTTCCCGCGGCGCGGGCCACGCCCTGCTCGTCGAGGCCGACGCCCGAGCCGCCCGCACCATCCGGGAGAACATCAAGAGCCTCGGTCTGCCCGGCGCCGAACTGCGCACCGGCAAAGCCGAACAGATCATCCAGGCACCGGCGCCGAGCGAGCCGTACGACCTGGTCTTCCTGGACCCCCCGTACCGCGTCACAGATCACGATCTTCGCGAGATTCTCCTCACACTCCGCACGGAACACTGGCTCGCGCCGGAGGCCCTCGTCACCGTGGAGCGCAGTACCAGAGGGGGCGAATTCGCCTGGCCGCCCGGTTTCGCCGCGGTCAAGGCCCGTCGCTACGGCGAGGGAACGTTTTGGTACGGTCGCGCCGCCATGGGCGACAACGCCTCTACGTGCGAAGACGCACGATGA
- the coaD gene encoding pantetheine-phosphate adenylyltransferase — protein sequence MRRAVCPGSFDPITNGHLDIISRASRLYDEVYVAVMINKSKKGLFEIDERIDLIREVTAEYGNVIVEAFHGLLVDYCKERDIPAIVKGLRAVSDFDYELQMAQMNNGLSGVETLFVPTNPTYSFLSSSLVKEVATWGGDVSHLVPPRVLEALNERLRKG from the coding sequence GTGCGCCGCGCCGTCTGTCCCGGGTCGTTCGACCCGATCACCAACGGACACCTCGACATCATCTCCCGCGCCTCCAGGCTGTACGACGAGGTCTACGTCGCGGTGATGATCAACAAGTCCAAGAAGGGCCTCTTCGAGATCGACGAGCGGATCGACCTGATCCGCGAGGTCACCGCCGAGTACGGCAACGTGATCGTGGAGGCCTTCCACGGCCTCCTGGTCGACTACTGCAAGGAACGCGACATCCCGGCCATCGTCAAGGGCCTGCGTGCGGTCAGCGACTTCGACTACGAGCTCCAGATGGCCCAGATGAACAACGGCCTCAGCGGCGTCGAGACCCTCTTCGTGCCGACCAACCCCACCTACAGCTTCCTTTCCTCCTCGCTCGTCAAGGAGGTCGCGACCTGGGGCGGAGACGTCTCCCACCTGGTGCCCCCAAGGGTTCTGGAAGCGCTGAACGAGCGCCTCCGCAAGGGCTGA
- a CDS encoding cell division initiation protein, which produces MDVQKKLDEIVAAVSGARSMPMSASVMVNRADLLAMLEELRQALPGSLAQAQELIGDREQMVEQARQEAERIIGQAHAERGSLISDTEVARRSQAEADRILNEARQEAEEVRAEADDYVDSKLANFEVVLTKTLGSVGRGREKLLGTGPGLDENGYEDEDAPERSHDPETLRKDADSYVDAKLGAFEAVLAKTLEAVGRGRQKLHGRIATDDLGALGDDTSTVQHSSDADYLADLTALAEQDAQAQQAAQQPDYAQQPAYGYQQADAYAGYQQQPDPYAQQDPYGYQQADPYAYQGYDQQQAAYDQQQAQQAQQAQQAQQAQQAQQAQQAHQPQQTHQSQQSYALDETSLFDTGMITPEQLRAYEQGRGQ; this is translated from the coding sequence GTGGACGTGCAGAAGAAGCTCGACGAGATCGTCGCCGCGGTCTCCGGCGCCCGGTCGATGCCCATGTCGGCCTCCGTGATGGTCAACCGCGCCGACCTGCTCGCGATGCTCGAAGAGCTGCGCCAGGCCCTGCCCGGCTCCCTCGCGCAGGCCCAGGAGCTGATCGGCGACCGTGAGCAGATGGTCGAGCAGGCCCGCCAGGAGGCCGAGCGGATCATCGGGCAGGCGCACGCCGAGCGCGGCTCGCTGATCTCCGACACCGAGGTCGCCCGCCGCTCCCAGGCCGAGGCCGACCGGATCCTGAACGAGGCCCGCCAGGAGGCCGAGGAGGTGCGCGCGGAGGCCGACGACTACGTCGACTCCAAGCTCGCCAACTTCGAGGTCGTCCTCACCAAGACCCTCGGCTCGGTCGGCCGCGGCCGCGAGAAGCTCCTCGGCACCGGCCCGGGCCTCGACGAGAACGGCTATGAGGACGAGGACGCCCCCGAGCGCAGCCACGACCCCGAGACGCTGCGCAAGGACGCCGACTCCTACGTCGACGCCAAGCTCGGCGCCTTCGAGGCGGTCCTCGCCAAGACCCTGGAGGCCGTCGGCCGCGGCCGTCAGAAGCTGCACGGCCGGATCGCCACCGACGACCTCGGCGCCCTCGGCGACGACACCTCCACCGTCCAGCACTCCAGCGACGCCGACTACCTGGCCGATCTCACCGCCCTGGCGGAGCAGGACGCCCAGGCCCAGCAGGCGGCCCAGCAGCCGGACTACGCCCAGCAGCCGGCGTACGGCTACCAGCAGGCCGACGCCTACGCCGGCTACCAGCAGCAGCCCGATCCCTACGCCCAGCAGGACCCGTACGGCTACCAGCAGGCCGATCCCTACGCCTACCAGGGCTACGACCAGCAGCAGGCCGCGTACGACCAGCAGCAGGCCCAGCAGGCCCAGCAGGCCCAGCAGGCCCAGCAGGCCCAGCAGGCCCAGCAGGCCCAGCAGGCGCACCAGCCGCAGCAGACGCACCAGTCCCAGCAGAGCTACGCCCTCGACGAGACCAGTCTCTTCGACACCGGCATGATCACACCGGAGCAGTTGAGGGCGTACGAACAGGGTCGCGGCCAGTAA
- a CDS encoding DUF177 domain-containing protein, which produces MAPNARLDHRNPLVFDTHELGRRPGALQRLTREIDAPKDLGIQGVIGVPEGAPVELELRLESVMEGVLVTGTARAQAKGECVRCLEPLELALAADFQEMFSYPDADDRGRVKAEPADDAEEDEDRLFIEDGLFDLEPVLRDAVVLALPMQPVCQDDCPGLCSECGARLADDPDHHHDAVDIRWAALQGLAGSLEDGEKDEMSGEAPRSAPANEKQEK; this is translated from the coding sequence ATGGCTCCCAACGCTCGCCTCGACCACCGCAACCCTCTCGTGTTCGACACGCACGAGCTGGGGCGGCGTCCTGGCGCGCTGCAGCGCCTGACCCGTGAGATCGACGCTCCCAAGGATCTCGGTATCCAGGGAGTCATCGGAGTGCCGGAAGGCGCCCCGGTCGAGCTCGAACTCCGCCTTGAGTCGGTCATGGAAGGGGTGCTTGTCACAGGCACCGCCCGTGCACAGGCGAAGGGGGAGTGCGTAAGGTGTCTGGAGCCGCTCGAGCTGGCGCTCGCTGCGGACTTCCAGGAGATGTTCTCGTACCCTGACGCCGACGACCGGGGCCGTGTGAAAGCGGAACCGGCCGACGACGCCGAGGAAGACGAGGACAGGCTCTTCATCGAGGACGGCCTGTTCGACCTCGAACCCGTGCTGCGTGATGCGGTGGTGCTCGCACTGCCGATGCAGCCGGTGTGCCAGGACGACTGCCCCGGCCTGTGCTCCGAGTGCGGAGCCCGGCTGGCGGACGACCCGGACCACCACCACGACGCCGTCGACATCCGTTGGGCGGCACTGCAGGGACTCGCCGGTTCACTCGAAGACGGCGAGAAGGACGAGATGAGTGGCGAAGCGCCTCGATCGGCGCCCGCCAACGAGAAGCAGGAGAAGTAG
- the rpmF gene encoding 50S ribosomal protein L32: MAVPKRKMSRSNTRHRRSQWKAAVPTLVACERCHEPKLQHIACPACGTYNKRQVLEV, encoded by the coding sequence GTGGCTGTTCCGAAGCGGAAGATGTCGCGCAGCAACACGCGCCACCGCCGGTCGCAGTGGAAGGCTGCGGTCCCCACCCTGGTTGCGTGCGAGCGCTGCCACGAGCCCAAGCTGCAGCACATCGCGTGCCCCGCTTGTGGCACCTACAACAAGCGCCAGGTCCTCGAGGTCTGA
- the rnc gene encoding ribonuclease III — MSTPKKNAGDNQASSHTLLEGRLGYKLESALLVRALTHRSYAYENGGLPTNERLEFLGDSVLGLVVTDTLYTTHPDLPEGQLAKLRAAVVNSRALAEVSRGLDLGSFIRLGRGEEGTGGRDKASILADTLEAVIGAVYLDQGLEAASELVHRLFDPLIEKSSNLGAGLDWKTSLQELTATEGLGVPEYLVTETGPDHEKTFTAAARVGGVSYGTGTGRSKKEAEQQAAESAWRSIRAAADERAKAAAAKAVEAVAVAEDDDEGPSSVSA, encoded by the coding sequence GTGTCCACGCCGAAGAAGAACGCGGGCGACAACCAGGCCTCGTCCCACACGCTGTTGGAAGGGCGGCTCGGGTACAAGCTCGAGTCCGCCCTTCTGGTGCGTGCGCTGACCCACCGGTCCTACGCGTACGAGAACGGCGGTCTGCCGACCAATGAGCGCCTGGAGTTCCTCGGGGACTCCGTGCTCGGCCTCGTGGTCACCGACACGCTGTACACCACCCACCCCGACCTGCCCGAAGGCCAACTGGCCAAGTTGCGGGCCGCGGTGGTCAACTCGCGCGCGCTGGCGGAGGTCAGCCGTGGGCTCGACCTGGGTTCCTTCATCCGGCTCGGCCGTGGTGAAGAGGGCACGGGCGGCCGGGACAAGGCATCCATCCTCGCCGACACCCTGGAAGCGGTGATCGGCGCGGTCTATCTCGACCAAGGTCTCGAGGCGGCCTCCGAACTGGTGCACCGCCTGTTCGACCCCCTGATCGAGAAGTCCTCGAACCTCGGTGCCGGCCTGGACTGGAAGACCAGTCTCCAGGAGCTCACCGCGACCGAAGGACTCGGCGTGCCCGAGTACCTGGTCACGGAGACCGGCCCCGACCACGAGAAGACCTTCACTGCTGCCGCCCGCGTCGGAGGCGTCTCGTACGGCACCGGCACCGGCCGCAGCAAGAAGGAGGCGGAGCAGCAGGCCGCGGAGTCCGCCTGGAGGTCCATCCGGGCCGCCGCGGACGAGCGCGCCAAGGCGGCGGCCGCGAAGGCTGTCGAAGCCGTAGCAGTCGCCGAGGACGACGACGAAGGTCCGTCGTCCGTCTCCGCCTGA
- the mutM gene encoding bifunctional DNA-formamidopyrimidine glycosylase/DNA-(apurinic or apyrimidinic site) lyase, which translates to MPELPEVEVVRRGLERWVAHRAVAEAEVLHPRAVRRHLAGADDFAHRLKGHRVGTPSRRGKYLWLPLEDTDQSILAHLGMSGQLLVQPHAAPDEKHLRIRVRFADEVDTELRFVDQRTFGGLSLHDNTPDGLPDVIAHIARDPLDPLFDDDAFHQALRRKRSTIKRALLDQSLISGVGNIYADEALWRSRIHYERPTAGFTRPRTDELLGHVRDVMNAALAVGGTSFDSLYVNVNGESGYFDRSLDAYGREGLPCKRCGTPMRRRPWMNRSSYFCPRCQRAPRVTS; encoded by the coding sequence ATGCCCGAGTTGCCCGAGGTCGAGGTCGTACGGCGTGGTCTCGAGCGGTGGGTCGCCCACCGTGCGGTCGCCGAGGCCGAGGTGCTGCACCCGCGCGCGGTCCGCCGTCACCTCGCCGGCGCCGACGACTTCGCGCACCGGCTCAAGGGGCACCGCGTCGGCACCCCGAGCCGCCGTGGCAAGTATCTCTGGCTGCCGCTGGAGGACACGGACCAGTCGATCCTGGCCCACCTCGGGATGAGCGGTCAGCTGCTGGTGCAGCCGCATGCCGCCCCCGACGAGAAGCACCTCAGGATCCGGGTGCGGTTCGCCGACGAGGTCGACACCGAGCTCCGCTTCGTCGACCAACGCACCTTCGGCGGACTGTCGTTGCACGACAACACCCCCGACGGCCTGCCCGATGTCATCGCGCACATCGCACGCGACCCCCTCGACCCGCTCTTCGACGACGACGCCTTCCACCAGGCCCTGCGCCGCAAGCGCTCCACCATCAAACGGGCCCTGCTCGACCAGTCGTTGATCAGCGGGGTCGGCAACATCTACGCGGATGAGGCCCTTTGGCGCTCCCGCATCCACTACGAGCGCCCCACCGCCGGCTTCACGCGCCCGCGCACGGACGAACTCCTGGGCCATGTCAGGGATGTGATGAACGCGGCCCTCGCGGTCGGCGGCACCAGCTTCGACAGCCTGTACGTCAACGTCAACGGCGAGTCCGGGTACTTCGACCGGTCCCTCGACGCGTACGGCCGTGAGGGGCTGCCGTGCAAGCGGTGCGGTACGCCGATGCGCCGACGGCCCTGGATGAATCGGTCCAGCTACTTCTGCCCGAGGTGTCAGCGGGCGCCGCGCGTCACGTCGTAG
- a CDS encoding helix-turn-helix domain-containing protein — protein sequence MDTTQQPPEARDLPYDVFAKACPSRGTLEHVTGRWGGLTLGALHEGSLRFNELRRRVDGVSEKMLSQTLQALERDGLVHREAQPTNPPRVDYELTPLGREVAERLLDLIHFVEGRMDTILAARERYDVTRGAR from the coding sequence ATGGACACCACGCAGCAGCCCCCGGAGGCGCGGGACCTCCCGTACGACGTGTTCGCCAAGGCCTGCCCCTCGCGCGGCACGCTGGAGCACGTGACGGGCCGCTGGGGCGGACTGACGCTCGGCGCCCTGCACGAGGGCTCGCTGCGCTTCAACGAGCTGCGCCGCCGGGTGGACGGCGTGAGCGAGAAGATGCTCTCCCAGACGCTCCAGGCGCTGGAGCGCGACGGCCTGGTGCACCGCGAGGCACAGCCCACCAACCCGCCCCGGGTCGACTACGAGCTGACCCCCCTGGGCCGCGAGGTCGCCGAGCGCCTGCTGGACCTCATCCACTTCGTCGAGGGCCGCATGGACACCATCCTGGCCGCCCGCGAGCGCTACGACGTGACGCGCGGCGCCCGCTGA
- a CDS encoding CAP domain-containing protein — protein sequence MGRHRRSAAGRAATGRATGVTQTYSSFGSGHDPQDSYNFASAGTATYLSHEDPDPYARSDAYLFASEEEYALYRGEGYTPAGGPRRGGSHRRRKKNLVTPVKTGLLGVSAAVAIGTVAVASGVVPGLDNYKLGGGNSSTGGDVQAAGSPTNSPAEQGGTAGSAENREDGSSTSRDAERASSPSPAPSTSTAAPSEKPTKKPEAKPSEKPDKKPSQKEREPAKKETTTPVEVSTEAAAAAQVLELVNVERAKVGCSPVAANSALADLATAFSKAMADQGFFDHTDPSGATPWDRAAQAGITSLGGENIARGQADPAAVMEAWMNSPGHKANILNCDFKTLGVGVVFGSGGPWWTQDFGY from the coding sequence ATGGGACGCCACCGACGCTCCGCCGCCGGCCGCGCCGCCACGGGCCGCGCCACGGGGGTCACACAGACGTACAGCTCCTTCGGGAGCGGACACGACCCACAGGACTCGTACAACTTCGCCTCGGCGGGCACCGCGACCTACCTGAGCCACGAGGACCCCGACCCCTACGCGCGCAGTGACGCCTACCTGTTCGCGTCGGAGGAGGAGTACGCGCTGTACCGCGGCGAGGGCTACACGCCCGCCGGCGGACCGCGCCGCGGCGGCTCGCACCGCCGACGCAAGAAGAACCTCGTGACGCCGGTCAAGACCGGTCTGCTCGGGGTCTCGGCCGCCGTCGCGATCGGCACGGTCGCGGTCGCCTCGGGCGTGGTGCCCGGCCTGGACAACTACAAGCTCGGCGGCGGCAACAGCAGCACCGGCGGCGATGTGCAGGCGGCGGGCTCGCCGACCAACTCCCCGGCCGAGCAGGGCGGCACCGCCGGCAGCGCCGAGAACCGCGAGGACGGTTCGTCGACGAGCCGGGACGCCGAGCGCGCCTCCTCGCCCTCGCCCGCCCCCTCGACCTCGACGGCCGCGCCGAGCGAGAAGCCGACGAAGAAGCCGGAGGCCAAGCCGAGCGAGAAGCCGGACAAGAAGCCTTCGCAGAAGGAGCGGGAGCCGGCGAAGAAGGAGACCACCACACCGGTGGAGGTCTCCACCGAGGCCGCCGCCGCGGCCCAGGTGCTGGAGCTCGTCAACGTCGAGCGGGCGAAGGTCGGCTGCAGCCCGGTCGCCGCCAACAGCGCGCTGGCCGACCTGGCCACGGCCTTCAGCAAGGCGATGGCCGACCAGGGCTTCTTCGACCACACCGACCCGAGCGGCGCCACGCCGTGGGACCGCGCGGCACAGGCCGGGATCACCAGCCTCGGCGGCGAGAACATCGCCCGGGGCCAGGCCGACCCGGCGGCGGTCATGGAGGCCTGGATGAACAGCCCCGGCCACAAGGCCAACATCCTGAACTGCGACTTCAAGACGCTGGGCGTGGGTGTGGTCTTCGGTTCCGGCGGCCCCTGGTGGACGCAGGACTTCGGGTACTAG
- a CDS encoding acylphosphatase produces the protein MSEDVRLVAWVRGRVQGVGFRWFTRAKALEIGGLSGFALNLDDGRVQVVAEGPRKGCQGLLEWLLGDDTPGRVDGVTEIWDTPRGGYDGFAIR, from the coding sequence ATGAGCGAGGATGTACGACTGGTCGCCTGGGTGCGAGGACGCGTCCAAGGTGTGGGTTTTCGCTGGTTCACACGGGCCAAGGCCCTCGAGATCGGCGGCCTGAGTGGTTTTGCTCTCAATTTGGACGACGGACGCGTCCAAGTGGTCGCCGAAGGGCCGCGGAAGGGCTGCCAAGGGCTCCTGGAGTGGCTCCTGGGTGACGACACGCCCGGCCGCGTCGACGGGGTCACCGAGATCTGGGACACACCTCGCGGGGGTTACGACGGCTTCGCCATCCGATGA